One Actinoplanes missouriensis 431 DNA segment encodes these proteins:
- a CDS encoding cytochrome c oxidase subunit 4 codes for MRTEYKIFAGVAVFLFGAAAVYGFYTHATATDGAVSSGSAYAGGTEWVGVVALILSGLLCSMCAGFFWFVARRIDLRPEDREDGEIAEGAGEVGFFSPGSYWPFGIALSAAIAGIGLVFWMWWLLAFGLICVIFASCGLLFEYYSGTRHPAEH; via the coding sequence GTGCGCACCGAATACAAGATCTTCGCCGGCGTCGCCGTCTTCCTCTTCGGAGCGGCAGCGGTGTACGGCTTCTACACGCACGCGACCGCCACGGACGGCGCGGTCAGCAGCGGCTCGGCGTACGCGGGCGGCACCGAGTGGGTCGGCGTCGTCGCGCTGATCCTCTCCGGCCTGCTCTGCTCGATGTGCGCCGGCTTCTTCTGGTTCGTCGCCCGGCGCATCGACCTGCGTCCGGAGGACCGCGAGGACGGCGAGATCGCCGAGGGCGCCGGCGAGGTCGGCTTCTTCAGCCCGGGCAGCTACTGGCCCTTCGGCATCGCGCTCTCCGCGGCGATCGCCGGCATCGGCCTGGTCTTCTGGATGTGGTGGCTGCTGGCCTTCGGCCTGATCTGCGTCATCTTCGCGTCCTGCGGCCTGCTCTTCGAGTACTACTCGGGAACCCGGCACCCGGCCGAGCACTGA
- the ctaE gene encoding aa3-type cytochrome oxidase subunit III: protein MTAAAIDKSRIHSLTRPNMVSVGTIVWLSSELMFFAALFAMYFSIRAAAPEQWEEHTEHLNIPYATTFTVILVLSSVTCQLGVFAAEKGDVFALRRWFTITFVMGLIFVLGQANEYRELVHHGVKLNGDGYGSMFYLTTGFHGLHVTGGLIAFIVYMIRTTMGRFTPAQATSAIVVSYYWHFVDIVWIALFAMIYWLQ from the coding sequence GTGACAGCGGCAGCCATCGACAAGAGCCGGATCCACTCGCTGACCCGACCCAACATGGTCAGCGTCGGGACCATCGTGTGGCTCTCCAGCGAGCTCATGTTCTTCGCGGCGTTGTTCGCGATGTACTTCTCCATCCGGGCGGCAGCGCCCGAGCAGTGGGAGGAGCACACCGAGCATCTCAACATCCCATACGCCACCACGTTCACCGTGATCCTGGTGCTCTCCTCGGTGACCTGCCAGCTGGGCGTGTTCGCGGCGGAGAAGGGTGACGTGTTCGCGCTGCGGCGCTGGTTCACGATCACCTTCGTGATGGGCCTGATCTTCGTGCTCGGCCAGGCGAACGAGTACCGCGAGCTCGTCCACCACGGCGTCAAGCTGAACGGTGACGGGTACGGCTCGATGTTCTACCTGACCACCGGGTTCCACGGTCTGCACGTGACCGGTGGCCTGATCGCCTTCATCGTCTACATGATCCGTACGACCATGGGCCGGTTCACGCCGGCACAGGCGACGTCGGCAATCGTCGTGTCGTACTACTGGCACTTCGTGGACATCGTGTGGATTGCCCTGTTCGCCATGATCTATTGGCTGCAGTGA
- the qcrC gene encoding cytochrome bc1 complex diheme cytochrome c subunit, giving the protein MTSDTPARRRARVFSRRRTAPSRARRRLGAAVRMIAALALAGGVYTAFTPGAFAEDNVQLSAAAQEGKALFDNSCISCHGRDGQGVEDRGPSLIGVGSASVEFQVSTGRMPMTRQEAQAEQKKPQFDEDQTKQIAQYIQELGGGPEIPEGSLVEDLETNPEALARGGELFRINCTSCHGFGGGGGALSSGKFAPSLHDATADQIYAAMLTGPQNMPVFGDNQLTPEEKRSIITYIQTQLQEDRDPGGLFNLGRYGPSTEGMAIFLVGIVLLVFTSLWIAGKS; this is encoded by the coding sequence ATGACTTCTGACACCCCCGCCCGTAGGCGTGCCCGGGTGTTCTCCCGGCGGCGGACCGCGCCCAGCCGGGCCCGCCGGCGGCTCGGTGCAGCGGTACGCATGATCGCGGCGCTCGCGCTGGCCGGAGGCGTGTACACCGCCTTCACCCCGGGCGCGTTCGCCGAGGACAACGTCCAGCTCTCCGCCGCCGCTCAGGAGGGCAAGGCGCTCTTCGACAACAGCTGCATCTCCTGCCACGGGCGGGACGGGCAGGGCGTCGAGGACCGCGGACCGAGCCTGATCGGCGTCGGCTCTGCCTCGGTCGAGTTCCAGGTCAGCACCGGCCGCATGCCGATGACCCGCCAGGAAGCTCAGGCCGAGCAGAAGAAGCCGCAGTTCGACGAGGACCAGACCAAGCAGATCGCGCAGTACATCCAGGAGCTGGGTGGCGGTCCGGAGATCCCCGAGGGCTCGCTCGTCGAGGACCTGGAGACCAACCCGGAGGCGCTGGCGCGCGGCGGTGAGCTGTTCCGCATCAACTGCACCTCCTGCCACGGCTTCGGCGGTGGCGGTGGCGCCCTGTCGTCCGGCAAGTTCGCTCCGAGCCTGCACGACGCCACGGCCGACCAGATCTACGCGGCGATGCTGACCGGACCGCAGAACATGCCGGTCTTCGGTGACAACCAGCTGACGCCGGAAGAGAAGCGCTCGATCATCACGTACATCCAAACCCAGCTCCAAGAGGACCGGGACCCGGGCGGCCTGTTCAACCTCGGTCGGTACGGCCCGTCGACGGAAGGCATGGCGATCTTCCTGGTCGGCATCGTCCTCCTGGTCTTCACGTCGCTCTGGATTGCGGGGAAGTCATGA
- the ctaC gene encoding aa3-type cytochrome oxidase subunit II, producing the protein MGARSSATRPRAVGRAAGLGLGGATLLTLLSGCSLQDWGDTFSHFGWPSNGISLQAHEMYDLWIASVIAALAVGIGVWGLIFWCVIRYRKRGDELPVQTRFNMPMEILYTVTPVLIVAVLFYYTAIVQTSVDKLSKNPDQVVEVVAFKWNWQFNYRDGMGEKANTVASTIGSSDVIPILVLPVGEKIRFEETSKDVIHSFWVPEMLFKRDVFPGSVRNVFEVTLDKEGRYVGRCAELCGTYHAFMNFELVVVSPTKFDQFLDSKKTGASTQEAMAAIGFTGAESYATTTSPFNTRRQQHSWNQPETVAAGK; encoded by the coding sequence GTGGGCGCAAGGAGTTCGGCCACACGGCCGCGGGCAGTAGGCCGAGCGGCCGGGCTGGGTCTCGGCGGTGCGACGCTGCTGACGCTGCTCTCGGGTTGTTCGCTGCAGGACTGGGGCGACACGTTCAGCCACTTCGGATGGCCGAGCAACGGCATCAGCCTGCAAGCGCACGAGATGTACGACCTGTGGATCGCATCGGTGATCGCAGCTCTCGCAGTCGGTATCGGCGTGTGGGGCCTGATCTTCTGGTGTGTGATCCGGTATCGCAAGCGCGGCGACGAGCTGCCCGTGCAGACCCGGTTCAACATGCCGATGGAGATCCTCTACACGGTCACGCCGGTCCTCATCGTCGCGGTGCTCTTCTACTACACCGCGATCGTGCAGACCAGCGTGGACAAGCTGTCGAAGAACCCCGACCAGGTCGTCGAGGTCGTCGCTTTCAAGTGGAACTGGCAGTTCAACTACCGCGACGGCATGGGCGAGAAGGCCAACACGGTGGCGTCGACCATCGGGTCCTCGGACGTCATCCCGATCCTGGTGCTGCCGGTCGGTGAGAAGATCCGCTTCGAGGAGACCAGCAAGGACGTCATCCACTCGTTCTGGGTGCCGGAGATGCTGTTCAAGCGGGACGTCTTCCCGGGCAGCGTGCGCAACGTCTTCGAGGTCACGCTGGACAAGGAAGGCCGCTACGTCGGGCGGTGCGCGGAGCTCTGCGGCACCTACCACGCCTTCATGAACTTCGAGCTGGTCGTCGTCTCCCCGACGAAGTTCGACCAGTTCCTGGACTCGAAGAAGACGGGCGCCTCGACCCAGGAGGCGATGGCTGCGATCGGGTTCACCGGTGCGGAGTCGTACGCGACGACCACGTCGCCGTTCAACACCCGCCGCCAGCAGCACAGCTGGAACCAGCCCGAGACCGTAGCCGCAGGGAAGTAG
- a CDS encoding cytochrome c oxidase assembly protein — protein MPLLAASSGDTGLPPFSPAAIFTEFNLVSLIALGLVVSASLYLYGVWRLRQRGDHWPGGRTAAFVAGGLGSIAAVSVTGIEAYDTTLISVHMVQHMVLSMVGPIFLALGAPTTLALRVLDKKPRKVLLKLLHSRYVRVLTFPLVAFGIFIANPFVLYFTGVYRLTLEHVWFHEFVHLHFIVTGCLFFWPLLGLDPLPNRWPYPGRALLMVLSVPFHTVLGLTIMQSKELLGGDWYPNLGLSWMDPHADQVTAGGILWAGGEIVSVTMLGILVVQWVRQSEREAKRIDRALDRQEAIAAGRPPEPDTQ, from the coding sequence ATGCCCCTCCTCGCGGCGTCCAGCGGGGATACTGGACTCCCGCCTTTCAGTCCAGCGGCGATCTTCACCGAGTTCAACCTGGTCAGTCTGATCGCTCTGGGTCTGGTGGTCTCGGCATCGCTGTACCTGTACGGCGTCTGGCGTCTGCGTCAGCGTGGCGACCACTGGCCGGGCGGACGGACCGCGGCCTTCGTCGCAGGTGGACTCGGCTCCATCGCGGCGGTGTCGGTGACCGGTATCGAGGCGTACGACACGACCTTGATCTCGGTGCACATGGTCCAGCACATGGTGCTCTCGATGGTCGGACCGATCTTCCTGGCCCTGGGCGCGCCGACCACCCTGGCGCTGCGGGTGCTCGACAAGAAACCGCGCAAGGTCCTGTTGAAGCTGCTGCACAGCCGGTACGTCCGGGTGCTGACGTTCCCCCTTGTCGCGTTCGGAATCTTCATCGCGAACCCGTTCGTCCTCTACTTCACCGGCGTGTACCGGCTGACCCTGGAGCACGTCTGGTTCCACGAGTTCGTCCACCTGCACTTCATCGTGACCGGCTGCCTCTTCTTCTGGCCGCTGCTCGGGCTGGACCCGCTGCCGAACCGCTGGCCGTACCCGGGCCGCGCGCTGCTGATGGTGCTCTCCGTCCCGTTCCACACGGTGCTCGGTCTGACGATCATGCAGAGCAAGGAGCTGCTCGGCGGCGACTGGTACCCGAACCTCGGCCTGAGCTGGATGGATCCGCACGCCGACCAGGTCACCGCGGGCGGCATCCTGTGGGCCGGCGGCGAGATCGTCAGCGTCACGATGCTCGGCATCCTGGTGGTGCAGTGGGTCCGGCAGTCGGAGCGGGAGGCGAAACGGATCGACCGCGCCCTCGACCGGCAGGAGGCGATCGCCGCCGGGCGGCCACCGGAGCCGGACACTCAATAA
- the trpD gene encoding anthranilate phosphoribosyltransferase, translated as MAARTWPNLTSALIRGEELATADTAWAMGEIMAGNVTPAQIAGFAVALRAKGETPAELAGLVQAMLSAATLVELPEKVRTSAVDVVGTGGDRANTVNISTMAAIVTAAAGVTVVKHGNRSASSTTGTADLLEHFGIPLDLGPAGVARTVAEAGIGFCFAARYHPGMRHASVTRRELGVPTFFNVLGPLTNPARPTAAAVGCFDPRMAPVMAEVFAQRGDSALVMRGEDGLDEFTTAAPTRIWLARNGAVEELLVDATELGLPRSAPDALRGGDVAFNADVAHRTFAGEAGAVRDAVVLNAAAALAAQSGFPGDFRDALRAGIARAQDTIDSGAVTAQLERWVASARAAKAAE; from the coding sequence ATGGCCGCACGTACCTGGCCCAACCTGACGAGTGCTCTGATCCGTGGCGAGGAGCTCGCCACCGCGGACACCGCCTGGGCCATGGGCGAGATCATGGCGGGCAACGTCACCCCGGCGCAGATCGCCGGGTTCGCCGTGGCGCTGCGGGCCAAGGGCGAGACACCCGCCGAGCTGGCCGGCCTGGTCCAGGCGATGCTGTCGGCGGCCACCCTGGTGGAGCTGCCGGAGAAGGTGCGCACCAGCGCGGTCGACGTGGTCGGCACCGGCGGCGACCGGGCCAACACGGTCAACATCTCGACGATGGCGGCGATCGTGACCGCGGCCGCCGGGGTGACCGTGGTGAAGCACGGCAACCGGTCGGCGTCGTCCACCACCGGCACCGCCGACCTGCTGGAGCACTTCGGCATCCCGCTCGACCTCGGCCCGGCCGGCGTGGCCCGGACCGTCGCCGAGGCCGGCATCGGCTTCTGCTTCGCGGCCCGTTACCACCCCGGCATGCGGCACGCCTCGGTGACCCGCCGGGAGCTGGGCGTTCCCACGTTCTTCAACGTGCTCGGCCCGCTGACCAACCCGGCCCGCCCGACGGCGGCCGCGGTCGGCTGCTTCGACCCGCGGATGGCGCCGGTGATGGCCGAGGTGTTCGCCCAGCGGGGCGACTCGGCGCTGGTGATGCGCGGCGAGGACGGCCTGGACGAGTTCACCACCGCCGCGCCGACCCGGATCTGGCTGGCCCGCAACGGCGCCGTGGAGGAACTGCTGGTCGACGCGACCGAGCTGGGCCTGCCGCGGAGCGCGCCGGACGCGCTGCGTGGTGGCGACGTGGCGTTCAACGCGGATGTGGCGCACCGGACGTTCGCCGGCGAGGCCGGAGCGGTCCGGGACGCCGTGGTCCTGAACGCGGCGGCGGCCCTGGCGGCACAGAGTGGCTTCCCCGGCGACTTCAGGGACGCGCTGCGGGCCGGAATCGCCCGGGCCCAGGACACGATCGACTCCGGCGCTGTGACGGCTCAGCTGGAGCGCTGGGTGGCCTCGGCGCGGGCCGCCAAAGCCGCGGAGTGA
- the qcrA gene encoding cytochrome bc1 complex Rieske iron-sulfur subunit has protein sequence MTAVHHAGEAGTPPVDVNDPHLSRFDIVKEGLRRDDIEIVTYESQFHGQNSKAEKRVVRNISLLFAISGILTLAFIVFYIVWPWEFELGNTMSDYYTPILGITLGLGLLALGFGILAWAKKLLPHELSIQQRHDKPSPDDERLITGQTAMFVADELGVQRRPLLKGAIALGLAPVGVAIGAPIIGGLIENPHKGDLPMMFTTGFNPGNNGGKLVRLVREDGSAIRPEDVSTGGQMTVFPGIPGGATNHWADSPTLLIHLRADDAAETRRNADADSNGRNVGSMWGNFVAYSKICTHAGCPASLYEQQTNRLLCPCHQSQFLITDNAQPVFGPATRRLPMLPLTVDEEGFFVAASDYKDTVGPDFWERP, from the coding sequence ATGACGGCTGTGCACCACGCGGGCGAGGCCGGCACCCCGCCGGTCGACGTGAACGACCCGCACCTGTCGCGGTTCGACATCGTCAAGGAGGGCCTGCGGCGCGACGACATCGAGATCGTCACGTACGAGTCGCAGTTCCACGGCCAGAACTCCAAGGCCGAGAAGCGGGTCGTCCGCAACATCTCGCTGCTGTTCGCGATCTCCGGCATCCTGACGCTGGCCTTCATCGTCTTCTACATCGTGTGGCCGTGGGAGTTCGAGCTCGGCAACACGATGAGCGACTACTACACGCCGATCCTGGGCATCACGCTCGGCCTCGGCCTGCTGGCGCTCGGCTTCGGCATTCTCGCCTGGGCGAAGAAGCTGCTCCCGCACGAGCTCTCCATCCAGCAGCGGCACGACAAGCCGTCGCCGGACGACGAGCGGCTGATCACCGGTCAGACCGCGATGTTCGTCGCCGACGAGCTCGGTGTGCAGCGCCGCCCGCTGCTCAAGGGCGCCATCGCGCTCGGTCTCGCTCCGGTGGGCGTCGCGATCGGCGCGCCGATCATCGGTGGCCTGATCGAGAACCCGCACAAGGGCGACCTGCCGATGATGTTCACGACCGGCTTCAACCCCGGGAACAACGGTGGCAAGCTGGTCCGCCTGGTCCGTGAGGACGGCAGCGCGATCCGCCCCGAGGACGTCAGCACCGGTGGTCAGATGACCGTCTTCCCGGGCATCCCGGGCGGCGCCACCAACCACTGGGCCGACTCGCCGACGCTGCTCATCCACCTCCGGGCGGACGACGCGGCCGAGACCCGCCGGAACGCTGACGCCGACAGCAACGGCCGGAACGTCGGGTCGATGTGGGGCAACTTCGTGGCGTACTCCAAGATCTGCACGCACGCCGGTTGCCCGGCGAGCCTCTACGAGCAGCAGACGAACCGTCTGCTGTGCCCGTGCCACCAGTCGCAGTTCCTCATCACTGACAACGCGCAGCCGGTCTTCGGGCCCGCGACTCGGCGTCTGCCGATGCTGCCGCTTACAGTGGACGAGGAAGGTTTCTTCGTGGCAGCGTCCGACTACAAGGACACCGTCGGACCTGACTTCTGGGAGCGGCCATGA
- a CDS encoding cysteine desulfurase family protein has protein sequence MDYTGDPAGQPVYLDAASAAPLHPVTKEALLAALADGWADPARLYAAGRRAQQLREAATAVVAQILGVRADEVSFWPSGTAAAQAAVLGGLAGRKRAGSTLVRSAIEHSAVLLSWSDVSEVGVDRLGRLDLEAWGRAVAAPGVALASLISASHEVGTAQPVAAAAELCAEAGVPLFVDAAQTVGRMPVPSGWSLLSASAHKWGGPPGVGVLVVRKGVRWISPLPQDDLYNPRSQGTLDLPAVVAAAASLRAVAAEAETERVRLSALVDRIRDRVAATVPDVEIVGDPADRLPHLVTFSCLYVDGEALLHALDRHGFAVSSGSSCTSSTLRPSHVLEAMGVLSHGNVRVSLHRDTTPEEIERFLAVLPGLVGDIRKEAGL, from the coding sequence GTGGATTACACAGGCGATCCGGCCGGGCAGCCGGTATACCTGGACGCCGCAAGCGCGGCTCCCCTCCATCCGGTGACAAAGGAGGCGCTGCTGGCAGCGCTCGCCGACGGCTGGGCCGACCCGGCGCGGCTCTACGCGGCCGGGCGCCGGGCCCAGCAGCTGCGCGAGGCGGCCACCGCGGTGGTCGCGCAGATCCTGGGGGTACGGGCGGACGAGGTCTCCTTCTGGCCCTCCGGCACAGCCGCCGCTCAAGCCGCTGTCCTCGGTGGCCTGGCCGGACGCAAACGGGCCGGCAGCACCCTGGTCCGCTCGGCGATCGAGCACTCCGCCGTCCTGCTGTCCTGGTCGGACGTTTCCGAGGTGGGTGTGGACCGTCTCGGCAGACTCGACCTGGAGGCCTGGGGACGAGCCGTCGCGGCGCCGGGCGTCGCCCTGGCGAGCCTGATCAGTGCCAGTCACGAGGTGGGCACGGCGCAGCCCGTGGCAGCCGCCGCGGAACTCTGCGCGGAGGCCGGCGTGCCGTTGTTCGTGGATGCCGCCCAGACGGTGGGGCGGATGCCCGTACCCTCGGGATGGTCTCTTCTCAGCGCGAGCGCCCACAAGTGGGGCGGTCCGCCGGGCGTGGGTGTCCTGGTGGTGCGCAAGGGTGTGCGGTGGATCTCACCGCTGCCCCAAGATGATCTTTATAACCCGCGCTCGCAGGGCACGCTCGACCTGCCGGCGGTGGTCGCGGCCGCGGCGAGCCTGCGGGCCGTCGCCGCCGAGGCCGAGACCGAGAGGGTACGGCTGAGCGCGCTCGTCGACCGGATCCGGGACCGGGTGGCCGCCACCGTGCCGGACGTGGAGATCGTCGGCGACCCGGCCGACCGGCTGCCCCACCTGGTCACGTTCAGCTGCCTCTACGTGGACGGCGAGGCGTTGCTGCACGCGCTGGACCGGCACGGTTTCGCGGTGTCGTCCGGCTCCTCGTGCACGTCGTCCACGCTGCGGCCCAGCCACGTGCTGGAGGCGATGGGCGTACTCAGCCACGGCAACGTC